In Plodia interpunctella isolate USDA-ARS_2022_Savannah chromosome 17, ilPloInte3.2, whole genome shotgun sequence, one genomic interval encodes:
- the Atg4b gene encoding cysteine protease ATG4D, with translation MDGPNSFVALTSALTSHNNDTKQNPSSMKVDRNKATGSRESGRDNTEDLLDLKGKVESRLLSMWNNVKFGWTVKMKTSFSKESPVWLLGRCYHRKLSPTGSLESSTEIGTEATALQPMEQIYGEGIEGFKSDFISRIWMTYRREFPTMSGSTFTTDCGWGCMLRSGQMLLAQALVCHFLGRSWRWAPDKSIQNAREFQEDCLHRMIIKWFGDKSSVNSPLSIHQMVSLGETLGKKPGDWYGPASVAHCLKAVMSAASTENYEFDNLEVYVAQDSTVYIQDIYSLCGMPNGAWKSLILLVPVKLGSDKFNPIYGPCLTSLLTLDFCIGIIGGRPKHSLYFVGYQDDRLIHLDPHYCQEMVDVWQPNFSLQSFHCRSPRKMPLNKVDPSCCIGFYLATQNDFETYVNIIMSFLVPQGVSANFEYPIFTLNNGSSSSVIDPPNIRYSIYETEQNWVTPNTQDCDTDMESEEFVLI, from the coding sequence atggaCGGACCGAATAGCTTTGTCGCACTCACATCGGCATTGACGAGTCATAACAATGATACGAAACAAAACCCTTCCTCCATGAAAGTTGATAGAAATAAAGCTACAGGCTCTAGAGAAAGTGGCCGCGATAATACCGAAGATTTGCTTGATCTCAAAGGGAAGGTCGAATCTAGGCTCTTGTCGATGTGGAACAATGTAAAATTTGGTTGGACTGTCAAAATGAAGACAAGCTTTTCTAAAGAATCCCCTGTATGGCTTCTAGGACGCTGTTACCACCGAAAATTAAGTCCCACTGGTTCTTTGGAATCTTCTACTGAAATAGGCACAGAGGCTACAGCTCTTCAACCTATGGAGCAAATATATGGAGAAGGTATAGAAGGGTTTAAATCCGATTTTATCAGTAGAATATGGATGACATATCGCAGAGAATTTCCAACAATGTCAGGCTCAACATTTACAACAGACTGTGGTTGGGGGTGCATGCTCCGCAGTGGACAGATGTTACTAGCACAAGCATTAGTTTGTCACTTTCTTGGTCGTTCATGGAGATGGGCTCCAGataaatcaatacaaaatgcaagagaatttcaagaagattgtctACATCGTATGATTATTAAATGGTTTGGTGATAAATCATCTGTAAATAGCCCCTTGTCTATTCATCAGATGGTCAGTTTGGGAGAAACACTTGGCAAGAAACCTGGTGATTGGTATGGACCGGCTTCAGTAGCTCATTGTCTAAAAGCTGTTATGTCAGCTGCATCCActgaaaattatgaatttgataatttagaGGTTTATGTTGCTCAAGATTCTACTGTTTACATCCAAGACATATATTCTCTTTGTGGGATGCCAAATGGAGCTTGGAAATCATTGATACTATTAGTACCTGTTAAATTAGGCTCTGATAAGTTTAACCCTATTTATGGACCTTGCCTCACTTCTTTATTGACTCTAGATTTCTGTATTGGGATCATCGGTGGCAGGCCCAaacattcattatattttgttggttATCAAGATGATAGATTAATTCACTTGGATCCACATTATTGCCAAGAAATGGTAGATGTTTGGCAACCcaatttttcattacaatcttTTCACTGCCGTTCTCCACGTAAAATGCCACTGAATAAAGTGGACCCTTCATGTTGCATTGGTTTCTATCTAGCTACACAGAATGACTTTGAAACTTAtgtgaatataataatgtcattCCTAGTCCCACAAGGTGTATCTGCAAACTTTGAGTATCCTATTTTCACTCTTAATAATGGTTCTAGTAGCAGTGTTATAGATCCTCCAAACATTAGGTATTCTATTTACGAAACTGAGCAAAACTGGGTGACTCCTAACACACAAGATTGTGATACTGACATGGAGTCAGAGGAATTTGtgctaatttaa
- the LOC128677337 gene encoding U3 small nucleolar RNA-associated protein 25 homolog: MSKGKKILGKKRKGVYKKETKRKKGSGEKNSVNKKAIFNRYKNKQKVEEELAKKKQLEKKFQLEQVTFSESEEEEDVYEQLVACFGKGKVKKVVDSDESEEESGSVVDDVEMSAEVGKGNSQLGRDYDNNDASSVQDSDEEIVQLNDVEDNNDSEEDPFTKHLEYELSDEMLIALTNIPPSIEKIVKTWTALGNLVITIPKPLETSTKNVKSKVSLIEEKTYASTGTAPQHFSKVDYQQLNIKSQIHGNIVLANKTNLIKKDLELSEVFTPLQKDLFAIMNNYQDLYYPERTFTNADEIRYIYCLHLVNHMLKTRTKIVHHNAKISKKSDISDDYRDQGLVRPKVLILVPFKNTAYKVVKTIMEILVPKEAGQVVNKNRFEEDFTGEELIMPKKNPKPEDYELLFSGNTDDTFRLGMTLTKKTLKLYTDFYSSDIIVASPLGLRIIVGAEGEEERDYDFLASIEMLVMDQTDVFLMQNWDHLLHVLDHFHLQPKKTHGTDFSRVRYWAINGWSKYYRQTLVFSSVALPEIKSVINRKCHNYAGKVLVENPVESGTIQQVILQVPQVFHRFAAASALQSAEARFSYFVKEVLPKHRDPLMSHTLIYVPSYFDYVRIRNYFKKEDVSFVQICEYSKDSKIARARDMFFHTEAHFLLYSERVHFFRRFRIKGIRHIIFYQLPTYPHFYSEMCNLMQECNQNKYGGSACNTSVSALCCRPDAGRVAALLSAPRAAALLAADNPVHMFMTAD; the protein is encoded by the exons ATGAgtaaaggtaaaaaaatcttggGCAAGAAAAGGAAAGGAGTTTAtaagaaagagacaaaacgaAAGAAGGGAAGTGGAGAGAAAAATTCAGTGAATAAAAAAGCTATCTTTAATAGGTataagaataaacaaaaagtagAAGAAGAATTAGCCAAAAAGAAACAGTTAGAAAAGAAGTTCCAGCTGGAACAG gtcACCTTCTCTGAAAGTGAGGAGGAGGAAGATGTATATGAACAACTTGTGGCATGTTTTGGAAaaggaaaagtaaaaaaggtGGTGGACAGTGATGAGAGCGAAGAAGAAAGTGGGTCGGTGGTGGATGATGTTGAAATGTCTGCAGAGGTGGGCAAGGGCAATTCACAACTTGGAAGAGATTATGACAATAATGATGCTTCTAGTGTACAGGATAGTGATGAGGAAATAGTTCAACTAAATGATGTGGAG GATAACAATGATTCAGAAGAAGATCCATTTACAAAACACCTGGAATATGAGTTAAGTGATGAGATGCTAATAGCTCTTACTAACATTCCTCCCAGCAtagaaaaaattgttaaaaccTGGACAGCTCTTGGCAACTTAGTCATAACTATACCAAAACCTCTAGAAACttctacaaaaaatgtaaaatcaaaAGTATCTCTCATAGAAGAGAAAACATATGCTTCCACAGGAACTGCTCCTCAACATTTTAGTAAGGTTGATTATCaacaattaaacataaaatcacaaatacaTGGAAATATAGTATtagcaaataaaacaaatttaatcaaaaaagaTTTGGAACTGAGCGAAGTGTTCACTCCATTACAAAAAGACCTTTTTGctataatgaataattatcaGGATCTGTATTATCCTGAAAGGACATTCACAAATGCAGATGAAATTAGGTACATTTACTGTCTCCATTTGGTCAATCACATGCTCAAGACAAGGACAAAAATAGTGCATCATAATgctaaaatatcaaaaaagtcTGACATATCAGATGACTACAGGGATCAAGGTTTAGTTCGGCCAAAG gtatTGATATTAGtaccttttaaaaatactgcTTACAAAGTAGTAAAGACAATCATGGAGATATTAGTTCCCAAAGAAGCTGGGCAAGTGGTAAACAAGAACCGGTTTGAAGAGGACTTCACTGGAGAAGAActaataatgccaaaaaagAATCCTAAGCCTGAGGACTACGAGCTTTTGTTCAGTGGCAACACAGATGATACTTTTAGGCTTGGCATGACTTTGACTAAGAAAACTCTTAAG ttgTACACAGACTTCTATTCATCAGACATCATTGTGGCCTCGCCTCTCGGTCTGCGTATTATAGTCGGCGCGGAGGGTGAAGAGGAGAGAGATTATGATTTTCTGGCGTCCATAGAGATGCTGGTAATGGATCAAACGGACGTATTCTTGATGCAGAATTGGGACCATCTTCTTCATGTGTTGGATCATTTTCATCTGCAGCCTAAGAAAACTCATGGGACTGATTTTTCAAGGGTTAGATATTGGGCTATTAATGGCTGGTCAAAGTATTATAG GCAGACATTAGTGTTCTCATCAGTGGCGCTGCCGGAAATAAAGTCTGTAATCAACCGCAAGTGTCACAACTACGCCGGGAAGGTGCTCGTCGAGAACCCTGTGGAGTCGGGCACCATTCAACAGGTTATATTACAAGTGCCTCAAGTGTTCCACAG GTTCGCGGCTGCCAGCGCGCTGCAGAGCGCGGAGGCGCGCTTCTCGTATTTCGTGAAGGAGGTGCTGCCCAAGCACCGCGACCCGCTGATGAGCCACACGCTGATCTACGTGCCCAGCTACTTTGACTACGTGCGCATACGCAACTACTTTAAGAAGGAAGACGTCAGCTTTGTACAGATTTGTGAATATTCTAAG GATTCTAAAATCGCTCGCGCCCGTGACATGTTCTTCCACACTGAGGCGCATTTTCTGCTTTATTCCGAGAGAGTTCATTTCTTCAGGAGATTCCGCATAAAGGGGATTCGCCATATCATCTTCTATCAACTACCCACATATCCTCATTTCTATTCAGAAATGTGCAACCTTATGCAg GAGTGCAACCAGAACAAGTACGGCGGCAGCGCGTGCAACACGAGCGTGTCTGCGCTGTGCTGTCGCCCGGACGCGGGTCGCGTGGCCGCGCTGTTGtccgcgccgcgcgccgccgcgcTGCTCGCCGCCGACAACCCCGTGCACATGTTTATGACTGCCGACTGA
- the inaF-D gene encoding uncharacterized protein inaF-D isoform X2: MSVCGQTEEESVSEEMGAPIREIYEQKSVSKVVRVLTVLAYLLSVSLAAILLSVYYVCVWKSPEPPLSNDTEEISARRGDHHDYTSHGAAPESYYRGSNTSVNELVTTMPLAAEVGEDFVNASGSPVSDLDVVFSDTGATALYNDTTDDGPNNNTGTLT; encoded by the exons ATGTCTGTTTGCGGTCAGACAGAGGAGGAGAGCGTTTCGGAGGAGATGGGCGCTCCAATCCGGGAGATTTATGAACAGAAGTCAGTGAGCAAAGTGGTGCGCGTGCTGACAGTGCTGGCGTACCTGCTGTCGGTGTCGCTGGCTGCCATCCTGCTATCGGTGTACTACGTGTGCGTGTGGAAGTCGCCCGAGCCGCCGCTCTCCAACGACACGGAGGAGATAAGCGCGCGCCGCGGCGATCACCATGACTACACATCACACGGCGCTGCACCAGAATCATATTATA GAGGAAGCAATACCTCAGTGAACGAGCTAGTGACGACTATGCCGCTGGCTGCCGAGGTTGGTGAAGACTTCGTTAACGCTAGTGGGAGCCCGGTGTCTGACCTGGACGTGGTGTTCAGCGACACTGGCGCCACCGCTCTCTACAACGACACCACGGACGATGGACCCAATAACAACACCGGCACACTCACATGA
- the inaF-D gene encoding uncharacterized protein inaF-D isoform X1, which yields MSGKSVASGSMRSCAGSVRLGTGSGHEVVLDALYERKRDKKSVRVLTVIIYVFCVSLAAIMLSLYYVFFWEPKDAHYAQRKVSHSVDQQISTTPMPTCFLPHTGGSNTSVNELVTTMPLAAEVGEDFVNASGSPVSDLDVVFSDTGATALYNDTTDDGPNNNTGTLT from the exons ATGTCGGGCAAGTCGGTCGCTTCGGGCAGCATGCGGTCGTGCGCGGGCTCGGTGCGGCTCGGCACGGGCAGCGGGCACGAGGTGGTGCTGGATGCGCTCTACGAGCGGAAGCGCGACAAGAAGAGCGTGCGCGTCCTCACAGTCATCATTTACGTGTTCTGCGTGTCGCTGGCCGCGATCATGCTCTCGCTCTACTACGTCTTCTTCTGGGAACCCAAGGACGCGCACTATGCGCAGCGCAAGGTGTCTCACTCTGTAGACCAGCAAATCAGCACCACACCAATGCCCACATGCTTTTTGCCCCACACTG GAGGAAGCAATACCTCAGTGAACGAGCTAGTGACGACTATGCCGCTGGCTGCCGAGGTTGGTGAAGACTTCGTTAACGCTAGTGGGAGCCCGGTGTCTGACCTGGACGTGGTGTTCAGCGACACTGGCGCCACCGCTCTCTACAACGACACCACGGACGATGGACCCAATAACAACACCGGCACACTCACATGA